One genomic window of Leptospira paudalimensis includes the following:
- a CDS encoding sensor domain-containing protein: protein MRNEPLGSKILSGLTVKSLLTEYPNSFQVLDWEGNFVSVTDRFARFLEFEPKEIVGKSILHFTQEDDKENTENTFVSLGKNPNIVNFENRLVTKSKEEVWIIWLLIPLRESKIILGFDRDVTIQKDISFEFLLQQQKYKSIFDNLPMGIAITDEKGKIVETNKTARTYFDIQDGELLNRTLNIRKYTLIQPNGTKIYPRKSSLMRALRHKEVIRNLEIGMIKEDKITWFDILATPIPIENFGLAVAFLDITQRRHAEEKIAYMAFFDQLTNLPNRNSLIDKLFPIFEEARRHGNLVGILAIDLDNFKIINDSRGHDFGDKIIKLVAYRIRESIRVYDLISRQGGDEFNVVLPDLSNERDAAVISEAILDAMTHPFVIDGERIFVNISIGIALYPTDGKDSNTLLKNADSALNLAKSQGKNCYVFFTEELQTVVAERLEIENRMRIAIIENQFTLMYQPKIDLYTKKTVGVEALIRWRHPERGLISPNVFIPISEETGMILAIGEWVIKSAIKTMRVWKDAGIKDISMAVNISTKQFKHERLISTIAENLKLFKVDPHDLEVELTESSVMENADAAVRTMQEIRKLGAKIAIDDFGTGYSSLGYLKKLPISSLKIDRSFVSEITTDKDSKTIIHAVSNLAHNLGLSVVAEGAETEEQVQILAESGVDQIQGFYFARPMTSEDCLHFLKTELGISD from the coding sequence ATGCGAAATGAGCCTTTAGGCAGTAAAATTCTCTCTGGTCTCACTGTTAAATCTCTACTGACCGAATATCCCAATAGTTTCCAAGTATTGGATTGGGAAGGTAATTTTGTCTCTGTTACAGATCGTTTTGCCAGATTTTTAGAATTTGAACCTAAAGAAATTGTTGGAAAATCAATCCTTCATTTCACACAAGAAGACGACAAAGAAAATACTGAGAATACTTTCGTAAGTTTGGGCAAAAATCCGAATATTGTAAATTTCGAAAATCGCCTTGTGACCAAATCCAAGGAAGAAGTTTGGATCATTTGGTTACTCATTCCTTTGCGTGAGTCCAAAATCATTTTGGGTTTTGATCGAGATGTAACGATCCAAAAAGATATTTCCTTTGAATTTTTACTCCAACAACAAAAGTATAAGTCAATCTTTGACAACTTACCTATGGGCATAGCCATCACAGATGAAAAAGGTAAAATTGTTGAAACTAATAAAACAGCACGAACCTATTTTGACATCCAAGATGGGGAACTTCTCAATCGTACTCTCAACATTCGAAAGTACACTCTCATCCAACCAAACGGCACAAAAATTTACCCAAGAAAATCAAGTTTGATGCGAGCATTACGACACAAAGAAGTGATTCGTAATTTGGAAATCGGGATGATCAAAGAAGATAAAATCACTTGGTTTGATATTTTAGCAACACCAATCCCCATTGAAAACTTTGGACTTGCAGTTGCCTTTCTTGACATCACCCAAAGAAGGCATGCCGAAGAAAAAATTGCCTATATGGCATTTTTTGACCAACTCACAAATCTTCCCAATCGTAACTCTCTTATTGATAAACTATTTCCAATTTTCGAAGAAGCAAGACGGCATGGTAATTTGGTTGGGATCCTTGCAATTGATCTGGACAATTTTAAAATCATCAATGATTCTCGAGGACACGACTTTGGGGACAAAATCATCAAACTTGTCGCTTATCGGATTCGTGAAAGTATACGTGTGTATGATCTCATCAGTAGACAAGGTGGAGATGAATTTAATGTTGTATTACCTGATTTATCAAATGAACGTGATGCGGCCGTTATTTCGGAAGCCATTTTAGATGCAATGACCCATCCCTTTGTGATCGATGGGGAAAGGATTTTTGTAAATATTTCGATTGGGATCGCCTTATACCCAACAGACGGAAAAGATTCAAATACACTTCTTAAAAATGCAGACAGTGCATTAAACTTGGCAAAATCGCAAGGGAAAAACTGTTATGTGTTTTTTACTGAAGAACTGCAAACAGTTGTGGCTGAACGTTTGGAAATCGAAAACCGAATGAGGATTGCCATCATCGAAAATCAATTTACTTTGATGTACCAACCCAAAATTGATTTGTACACAAAAAAAACTGTGGGTGTAGAAGCACTCATTCGTTGGCGCCATCCAGAACGAGGACTCATCTCACCGAATGTATTCATTCCCATTTCTGAAGAAACAGGGATGATCCTTGCGATTGGTGAATGGGTGATTAAGTCTGCCATCAAAACCATGCGTGTTTGGAAAGATGCAGGGATTAAAGATATTTCTATGGCTGTGAATATTTCCACCAAACAATTCAAACACGAAAGACTGATTTCCACAATCGCCGAAAATCTCAAATTATTCAAAGTAGACCCACATGATTTAGAAGTCGAACTCACAGAAAGTTCGGTAATGGAGAATGCGGATGCTGCCGTTCGTACGATGCAGGAAATCCGAAAACTTGGGGCAAAAATTGCAATTGATGATTTTGGAACAGGTTATAGTAGTTTGGGTTACTTAAAAAAACTTCCCATTTCCTCTTTAAAAATCGATCGTTCCTTTGTATCCGAAATCACAACAGACAAAGACTCCAAAACCATCATCCATGCTGTTTCCAATTTAGCACATAACCTTGGTTTGAGCGTCGTAGCAGAAGGTGCTGAAACGGAAGAACAGGTGCAAATACTCGCCGAAAGTGGAGTGGACCAAATCCAAGGATTTTATTTTGCAAGGCCAATGACTTCGGAAGATTGCCTGCATTTTCTGAAAACAGAACTTGGAATTTCGGATTGA
- a CDS encoding MBOAT family O-acyltransferase, producing MLFNTFVFLLFFLIVYSVFLCFGWFAKKQKWAYRAQNLWLLFASYFFYGWWEWFFLTLILLSTIIDYVAARSIESSQNQMVRRIYLAVSIFANLGLLFTMKYYDFFAVNLVDSWNQIAIWLGGSVATDSSTYLLKNIVLPVGISFYTFQTMSYTIDVYRQQIKAERDFFDFALFVNFFPQLVAGPIERAQDLLPQLKAPKFPTMDGVQKGLYDILLGYFMKVYVADNLATYVDQVFFAGKSFYTQNPEIIQAMDGSQVFAGGFLFLTQIYCDFAGYSFIALGISRLLGVTLTVNFETPEFSKTPTEFWNRWHVTLNRWFRDYIYISLGGSKYGKFAQYRNLCIIFFLSGLWHGANWTFITWGCLQGVYTMIYLVAFSKKKEDLGDQTNESSISFSSKLSQILTGTFSRVLVFSLVAFSAVAFRSYDANMMFVYLQKFVSVWTWDLSPNNNVKNMFGLWEEYFKIFIPLLILDGITYFKKERYWIFLTHPLIQAFVLSFMAFLILTRGVFGKEVIYFAF from the coding sequence ATGCTTTTTAACACTTTTGTCTTTTTATTATTCTTTCTCATCGTGTATTCGGTCTTTTTATGTTTTGGTTGGTTTGCCAAAAAACAGAAGTGGGCATACCGCGCACAAAACCTTTGGTTACTCTTTGCCTCATATTTTTTTTACGGATGGTGGGAATGGTTTTTTCTCACCCTCATTTTACTCAGCACCATCATTGATTATGTAGCAGCAAGGTCCATTGAATCCTCCCAAAACCAAATGGTTCGGAGGATTTACTTAGCAGTTTCGATTTTTGCCAATCTGGGCCTTCTTTTTACCATGAAGTACTATGATTTTTTTGCGGTGAATCTTGTTGATTCATGGAACCAAATTGCCATTTGGCTTGGTGGGAGTGTTGCCACAGACTCAAGTACATACTTACTCAAAAACATTGTGCTTCCCGTGGGGATTAGTTTTTACACCTTCCAAACGATGTCGTATACGATTGATGTGTATAGACAACAAATCAAAGCTGAACGTGATTTTTTTGATTTTGCACTCTTTGTGAATTTTTTCCCACAACTCGTGGCAGGTCCCATTGAAAGGGCACAAGACTTACTGCCCCAACTCAAAGCACCTAAGTTTCCTACTATGGATGGTGTCCAAAAAGGTTTGTACGATATTTTACTTGGTTACTTTATGAAAGTGTATGTAGCAGATAATTTGGCTACATATGTGGATCAGGTATTTTTTGCAGGTAAATCGTTTTATACCCAAAATCCAGAAATCATCCAAGCAATGGACGGCTCACAAGTGTTTGCTGGTGGATTTTTGTTTTTAACCCAAATTTATTGTGACTTCGCTGGATATTCCTTTATTGCCCTCGGAATCTCAAGATTACTCGGTGTGACCCTCACTGTGAATTTCGAAACTCCTGAATTTTCTAAAACACCTACAGAGTTTTGGAATCGTTGGCATGTAACACTGAATCGGTGGTTTCGTGATTATATTTATATTTCACTCGGTGGTAGCAAGTACGGAAAGTTTGCCCAATACCGAAATTTATGTATCATCTTCTTTTTGTCTGGGCTTTGGCATGGAGCCAATTGGACATTCATCACTTGGGGTTGTTTACAAGGTGTTTATACCATGATTTACCTTGTTGCCTTTTCCAAAAAGAAAGAAGATTTAGGAGATCAAACAAACGAATCTTCAATATCTTTTTCCTCTAAACTTTCACAAATCCTCACGGGTACGTTTAGCCGTGTGTTGGTATTCTCACTTGTTGCATTTAGTGCAGTCGCATTTCGATCGTATGATGCCAATATGATGTTTGTGTACCTTCAAAAATTCGTAAGTGTATGGACTTGGGACCTTTCTCCAAATAATAATGTGAAAAACATGTTTGGGCTTTGGGAAGAATACTTCAAAATTTTCATTCCACTCCTCATCTTAGATGGTATCACATATTTCAAAAAAGAAAGGTATTGGATTTTTTTAACACACCCACTCATCCAAGCGTTTGTATTATCGTTTATGGCATTTCTCATCCTCACAAGGGGAGTATTTGGAAAAGAGGTAATTTACTTTGCGTTCTAA
- a CDS encoding RecQ family ATP-dependent DNA helicase — protein sequence MDLFSELKTKFGFSEFRPGQREAIQSVLDGQDTLAILPTGAGKSLIYQLPAAIQKDKLTLVISPLIALMKDQMESLLAKGIPAAFCNSTQDEVEQMTILAKAVRGELRVLLVSPERALSNGFLRIFREMKLFSLVVDEAHCVSQWGHDFRPEYRQIHVLRERHPNPNFPILALTATATEKVQTDVQSSLGMRSPNVVLSTFFRPNLKFSVEYPNQERDKADRLMELLEPWKDGRKFPGRAIVYCATRKKTDEVYDLLKDFGFSVGKYHAGRTDGIRERTQNAYSSGKVPILVATNAFGMGMDQPDVRLVIHYQVPASLEAYYQEAGRAGRDNLPSECVLFYKAGDVATQVFMLSKETNFKGGDTLLKYIKEYANNEICRQVQLCSYFGETISPCGKCDICTETGVSINRSKFLESEKVKIQKKNEKREHPLSEWEEETILNFLKEHPAVFGKNIIAKTLVGKRTKDVLRYRMERNPFHGKLEGIPEEAVVAKLESWVEEKKVLVAGAKYPKLYLSNFSKTKVKQASSNSDETNGKQTKLKKVPTLHSQILRELMNYRDRKARQLKWKKFMVFQNPVLKRIAERKPKNLSELEATKGVGPAKVERFGNDIIEILSKWD from the coding sequence TTGGATCTATTTTCGGAACTCAAAACCAAATTCGGTTTTTCAGAATTTCGCCCAGGCCAAAGGGAAGCCATTCAATCGGTTTTAGACGGTCAGGACACACTTGCCATTTTACCAACTGGTGCTGGAAAGTCTCTCATTTACCAATTACCTGCCGCGATCCAAAAAGATAAACTAACGCTTGTTATATCCCCGCTCATCGCACTGATGAAAGACCAAATGGAAAGTTTACTTGCAAAAGGAATTCCAGCAGCCTTCTGTAATTCCACCCAAGACGAAGTGGAACAAATGACCATTCTTGCAAAAGCAGTCAGAGGGGAACTTCGTGTTTTACTCGTATCCCCCGAACGAGCACTCTCTAATGGATTTTTACGAATTTTTCGTGAGATGAAATTATTTTCTTTGGTAGTGGATGAAGCACATTGTGTTTCCCAATGGGGACATGACTTTCGACCCGAATACCGCCAAATTCATGTTTTACGAGAAAGGCATCCCAATCCTAATTTTCCCATTTTAGCCCTTACGGCGACTGCAACAGAAAAAGTACAAACAGATGTCCAATCATCTCTTGGGATGCGTTCACCTAACGTTGTTTTATCTACCTTTTTTCGCCCCAATCTAAAATTCAGTGTGGAATACCCAAACCAAGAACGAGACAAAGCTGACCGACTGATGGAACTTCTAGAACCTTGGAAAGATGGAAGGAAATTCCCTGGTCGTGCCATTGTGTACTGTGCAACTCGTAAAAAAACAGACGAAGTGTATGATTTGTTAAAAGACTTCGGATTCTCAGTTGGAAAGTACCATGCAGGTAGAACCGATGGGATCCGTGAACGAACACAAAATGCCTATTCTTCTGGTAAAGTTCCCATCTTAGTTGCTACAAATGCATTTGGGATGGGTATGGACCAACCTGACGTACGTTTGGTGATTCACTACCAAGTTCCTGCCTCACTCGAAGCCTATTACCAAGAAGCAGGTCGTGCTGGCCGCGACAACTTACCATCGGAATGTGTATTGTTTTACAAAGCAGGTGATGTAGCCACCCAAGTCTTTATGTTGTCTAAGGAGACAAACTTCAAAGGCGGAGACACTTTACTCAAATATATCAAAGAATATGCAAACAATGAAATTTGTAGGCAAGTCCAACTTTGTTCTTATTTTGGAGAAACAATTTCTCCTTGTGGAAAATGTGACATCTGTACGGAAACAGGTGTTAGCATCAATCGGAGTAAATTTTTAGAATCTGAAAAAGTCAAAATTCAGAAAAAAAATGAAAAAAGAGAACACCCACTCTCAGAATGGGAAGAAGAAACCATTCTAAATTTTTTGAAAGAACACCCAGCAGTTTTTGGAAAAAACATCATTGCGAAAACTTTAGTGGGGAAACGAACAAAAGATGTATTACGTTACAGAATGGAACGAAATCCTTTCCATGGAAAATTGGAAGGAATTCCAGAAGAAGCAGTTGTTGCAAAACTAGAATCCTGGGTGGAAGAAAAAAAGGTTTTGGTTGCTGGTGCCAAATACCCAAAATTATACCTGTCAAATTTTTCCAAAACGAAAGTCAAACAAGCATCATCTAACTCTGATGAGACGAATGGGAAACAAACAAAACTAAAAAAGGTTCCGACATTACATTCTCAAATCTTAAGAGAACTGATGAATTACCGTGATCGTAAAGCAAGGCAACTCAAATGGAAAAAGTTTATGGTCTTTCAAAATCCTGTACTCAAACGGATTGCGGAACGAAAACCAAAAAACCTTTCAGAACTGGAAGCCACAAAAGGTGTTGGGCCTGCCAAGGTAGAACGATTTGGAAATGACATCATCGAAATTTTATCCAAGTGGGACTAA
- a CDS encoding caspase family protein — MFSFRNIFVCILSAYLIGSPILAQNRYALFIGTNYKGNTAKIPELNLCEADANFLKEKIQKKGNFKDIKVLLGSMVTRDNVKNAITQIGKVAGKEDSVFLYFSGHGMYMKDAKAKNGMRNYLICYDRPHISDEELNEFLTDIKSPKTVLVMDCCYSGGIAKKGKNTRGAAEIPIAQGNDGVVRQNAEDYFFQDKAVISSSDDDQTSIEVGGTINHGIFTYNFGNALEKADLNKDSVVTALEAFFVAKEETVRMARQFNHEQTPQVSGNAAGIFLSGAPQPQTPPPKPPNVVVNVPITPVETTTPNNNQTTTPVTPEPEPTPANETTVVIPPITEVEPPAPPSVSTGNILIRTSIIKDKSYGGAATKSPYDLLNKQGKLRSSTPEGKVRAIKVLVDDLEYNAQVTTEKSKIWGSITKNGTLIPGDIYNVKIDNLPAGVHQIEIRADNYPIYKTATAVIPKQTVTVDATSSMDGFGAIRGRVFFKTLDNPIEKHPIYMPTVVSTNQIFKVTTDKDGYFWFTNLKPGKYEIRASFMEEMKLENSEIVVKPGEVTTVEIILNKKLSYTKTKY; from the coding sequence ATGTTTTCGTTTCGAAACATATTTGTTTGTATTCTATCTGCCTATCTCATCGGATCCCCGATACTAGCGCAGAACCGTTATGCGTTGTTCATAGGAACGAACTACAAAGGGAACACTGCCAAAATCCCTGAGTTGAATCTCTGTGAAGCCGATGCGAATTTTTTAAAAGAGAAAATCCAAAAAAAAGGTAACTTCAAGGATATCAAAGTCCTGTTAGGTTCCATGGTAACTCGGGATAATGTCAAAAATGCAATTACCCAAATCGGAAAAGTAGCTGGGAAAGAAGATTCTGTATTTTTGTATTTCTCTGGACATGGGATGTACATGAAAGATGCGAAGGCCAAAAATGGAATGCGTAACTACTTAATTTGTTACGATCGACCGCATATTTCTGATGAAGAACTCAATGAATTTTTAACCGATATCAAATCCCCGAAAACTGTCCTTGTGATGGATTGTTGTTATTCGGGAGGGATTGCCAAAAAAGGAAAAAACACTCGTGGTGCCGCAGAAATTCCCATTGCCCAAGGGAATGACGGGGTGGTCCGTCAAAATGCAGAAGATTATTTTTTCCAAGACAAAGCCGTCATTTCTTCTTCCGATGATGACCAAACTTCCATCGAAGTAGGGGGAACCATCAACCATGGTATCTTCACTTACAATTTTGGAAATGCTCTTGAAAAAGCAGATCTCAACAAAGACAGTGTGGTCACTGCGTTAGAGGCATTTTTTGTCGCAAAAGAAGAAACCGTGAGGATGGCTCGTCAATTCAACCACGAACAAACCCCACAAGTTTCTGGGAATGCTGCAGGGATTTTTCTTTCTGGGGCACCACAACCACAAACCCCTCCACCAAAACCACCGAATGTTGTGGTGAATGTTCCGATCACTCCTGTGGAAACAACCACACCTAACAACAACCAAACCACAACTCCCGTCACACCGGAGCCAGAACCAACACCTGCAAACGAAACCACTGTGGTCATCCCACCGATCACGGAAGTGGAACCACCAGCTCCTCCTTCTGTCTCCACTGGAAACATTCTCATCCGGACATCCATCATCAAAGATAAGTCCTATGGCGGAGCAGCAACGAAGTCTCCTTATGACCTACTGAACAAACAAGGTAAACTGAGATCTTCCACTCCGGAAGGCAAAGTGCGTGCCATTAAAGTGTTAGTCGATGACCTAGAATACAATGCACAGGTAACAACTGAGAAATCAAAGATTTGGGGTTCGATCACAAAAAACGGAACTCTCATCCCTGGTGATATATACAATGTGAAGATAGACAACCTTCCAGCAGGTGTTCACCAAATTGAAATCCGTGCTGATAATTACCCCATCTACAAAACAGCGACTGCGGTGATTCCGAAACAAACGGTGACTGTGGATGCAACGAGTTCTATGGATGGGTTTGGTGCCATTCGAGGGAGAGTTTTCTTCAAAACGTTGGACAATCCGATTGAAAAACACCCAATCTACATGCCAACAGTTGTGTCTACGAACCAAATCTTTAAGGTCACAACAGACAAGGACGGATACTTTTGGTTTACCAATCTAAAACCAGGGAAATATGAAATCAGAGCTAGTTTTATGGAAGAAATGAAACTCGAAAACTCTGAGATTGTCGTAAAACCAGGGGAAGTGACAACGGTTGAGATCATCCTCAATAAAAAATTGAGTTATACCAAAACCAAATACTAA
- a CDS encoding amidohydrolase family protein — MMEKIAGKVVTHEREFLGTIEFDVTTGLITNVKEGLDPNARQFSDECVIFPGFGDIHIHAREDVSGKHTYKEDFLSASAAAINGGVIHVADMPNNPVPPIDDETYTAKQALTKKAPIHITLYAGIGPHTKPLTNKVPYKVFMGPSIGELFFHDNPSLEEVIKHYHGQDVSFHCEDPEILIANQDKPTHETRRPKEAETIATDFALYLIEKYNLKGKLCHYSTKDGLSKIVAAKKRGVNVTCEVTPTHLMFDTEMLTETNHKWFQMNPPLRGREDREAMVKGILDGHIDYLATDHAPHSIEEKQKGTSGISQLDTYGLFVTYMISKLNIPMTLIAKICSKNPGEFVAPYLPKHFGKGVGIINEGYAANFSILNLKKPVEFKKSMIKSKSGWSPFEGFQFPGSIEAVYYLGKEIHAK; from the coding sequence ATTATGGAAAAAATCGCAGGAAAAGTCGTCACCCACGAAAGAGAATTTTTGGGTACGATCGAATTTGATGTCACAACTGGACTCATCACGAATGTTAAAGAAGGTTTGGATCCGAACGCTCGCCAGTTTTCTGATGAATGTGTGATATTTCCTGGATTTGGTGACATTCACATTCACGCAAGAGAAGATGTGAGTGGAAAACATACTTACAAAGAAGATTTTTTATCGGCAAGTGCTGCCGCCATTAACGGTGGAGTGATCCATGTGGCTGATATGCCAAACAATCCAGTTCCACCCATTGATGATGAAACTTATACCGCCAAACAAGCGCTCACCAAAAAAGCTCCAATCCACATTACATTGTATGCTGGCATAGGTCCTCATACAAAACCACTCACAAACAAAGTTCCTTATAAGGTGTTTATGGGTCCTTCCATAGGAGAACTTTTTTTCCATGACAATCCATCCCTTGAAGAAGTGATCAAACATTACCATGGACAGGATGTGAGTTTCCATTGTGAAGACCCAGAAATCCTCATCGCTAACCAAGACAAACCCACTCATGAAACAAGAAGGCCAAAAGAAGCAGAAACAATCGCAACTGATTTTGCTTTGTATTTGATCGAGAAATACAACCTAAAAGGAAAACTTTGCCATTATTCGACAAAAGACGGTCTTTCTAAGATCGTTGCAGCAAAAAAACGAGGAGTGAATGTTACCTGTGAAGTGACTCCAACTCATTTGATGTTCGATACGGAGATGTTAACAGAAACAAATCACAAATGGTTCCAAATGAACCCTCCACTCCGAGGCCGCGAAGATAGAGAAGCGATGGTGAAAGGGATTCTTGATGGGCATATTGATTATTTAGCGACCGATCATGCACCTCACTCCATTGAAGAAAAACAAAAAGGAACAAGCGGAATTTCACAATTGGATACATATGGACTTTTTGTCACATATATGATATCGAAATTAAACATTCCGATGACTTTAATAGCAAAAATCTGCTCCAAAAATCCTGGGGAGTTTGTGGCACCTTATTTACCAAAACATTTTGGAAAGGGTGTTGGTATTATTAACGAAGGTTATGCGGCGAATTTTTCTATCTTAAATTTAAAAAAACCAGTTGAATTTAAAAAATCTATGATTAAAAGTAAGTCCGGATGGTCACCATTTGAAGGATTCCAATTTCCTGGATCCATCGAAGCGGTATATTATTTAGGCAAAGAAATACATGCGAAATGA
- a CDS encoding DUF1574 domain-containing protein, translating to MRSKFLGIGLTLLFFLVLEITIRVTGIHYLEQPEIFFVNLKKNFVESGKGDADIIVLGDSRSMALAGYGKDDKTEYSVYNHSLPAMGPKYYRFFLDKYLKKGNKKPKMVLFAASPKLYATGYGPPLYDPDAKVVKENESISNFMKRRWNEGIEKNFFRPQTKSNVISYSGKQEDANQILWEFFGHRYLHQFTFAELAEQYSGVERLFILSKATPLLYESYRFHGAIRNALSGSNWKVDKQYKEKSIFCESCENIEAGLCKPSSSQLEDNLTIEDQINRHFGKYNISNRLKPELVLFSKEMIRKELDAELKNPNNDFNPNPDFVVLEDLIRYTEEKGIQFGMVYLPWIKERQESPESKALLSKLIIFFQNHPATKLFFFPESSYPAERFVDNIHYDCRGEKRVNEEFRQFVLPQVFRFLSSK from the coding sequence TTGCGTTCTAAATTTTTAGGCATAGGTCTTACTCTTTTATTCTTTTTGGTTTTAGAAATCACCATACGTGTGACGGGAATTCATTATTTAGAACAACCAGAGATTTTTTTTGTAAACCTAAAGAAAAACTTTGTCGAATCTGGAAAAGGTGATGCCGATATCATCGTGTTAGGTGATTCTAGATCCATGGCACTTGCCGGATATGGAAAAGACGATAAAACAGAATATTCAGTTTACAACCATAGTTTGCCTGCGATGGGACCGAAATATTACCGATTCTTTTTGGACAAATACTTAAAGAAGGGAAACAAAAAACCAAAAATGGTTTTGTTTGCCGCCTCTCCCAAGTTATATGCCACAGGTTATGGTCCTCCGCTGTATGACCCTGATGCAAAAGTTGTGAAGGAAAATGAATCCATCTCAAACTTTATGAAACGGAGATGGAACGAAGGAATAGAAAAAAACTTTTTTAGACCACAAACAAAATCCAATGTGATTAGTTATAGTGGGAAACAAGAAGATGCCAACCAAATCCTTTGGGAGTTTTTTGGTCATAGATATCTCCACCAGTTTACATTTGCCGAATTAGCAGAACAATATTCTGGTGTAGAACGACTGTTTATTTTATCAAAAGCCACACCACTTTTATACGAATCCTACCGATTCCATGGTGCCATTCGAAATGCACTTAGCGGGTCCAATTGGAAAGTAGACAAACAGTACAAAGAAAAATCCATCTTTTGTGAATCCTGCGAAAACATAGAAGCGGGTTTATGCAAACCATCCTCTTCCCAACTCGAAGACAATTTGACCATCGAAGACCAAATCAATCGTCATTTTGGGAAATATAATATTTCCAATCGATTGAAACCAGAGTTAGTTTTATTTTCCAAAGAAATGATTCGAAAGGAATTGGATGCGGAATTAAAGAATCCAAACAATGATTTTAATCCCAATCCAGATTTTGTTGTCTTGGAAGATTTGATCCGTTACACGGAAGAAAAAGGCATTCAATTTGGAATGGTATACTTGCCGTGGATCAAAGAACGCCAAGAATCTCCTGAATCGAAGGCTCTACTTTCCAAGTTAATCATTTTTTTCCAAAACCATCCAGCTACAAAACTCTTTTTCTTTCCCGAATCTTCCTACCCCGCAGAGCGTTTTGTAGATAATATCCATTACGATTGCCGGGGAGAAAAACGGGTAAACGAAGAATTCCGCCAATTTGTTCTCCCTCAGGTCTTTCGTTTTTTATCTTCTAAATAA